The following are from one region of the Leptospira selangorensis genome:
- a CDS encoding NAD(P)-dependent oxidoreductase produces MSLPILFYPEGTVGASEIFSYFRNLDVRSYPAKSPEEIEKYKPSILIANTRLKVNREACIKFPSVKIFATVSSGTDHVNFSDLKKESRVFINSPGSNAGSVAEYCWVSLLHFFSEEKLRKKNVGIIGFGNTGKTFAKILEEKKIPYIYNDPFIKDRSVSLDEILKCSIVSLHVPLTSDGPYPTVNLLDKDKISKLKEDTLLLNTSRGEIWSEETFQTILDRKDLFKVMDVFYPEPPKGKIAEQMASLENSIFTPHIAGYSQLGRLLGTYRLAEKLCILYKESPLPPLSQFLKSDQPISTETFLKEEDRNLRDSWKNQDWEYFERRRNSYPARKDLGFADL; encoded by the coding sequence ATGTCTCTTCCTATTCTTTTTTATCCGGAAGGAACCGTCGGAGCTTCGGAAATTTTTTCTTATTTTCGGAACTTAGATGTGAGATCTTATCCGGCAAAATCTCCGGAAGAGATCGAAAAGTATAAACCTAGTATATTGATCGCAAATACTAGACTCAAGGTGAACCGAGAGGCTTGTATTAAGTTTCCTAGTGTGAAAATTTTTGCGACAGTGAGTTCCGGAACGGACCATGTGAATTTTTCGGATCTAAAAAAAGAATCTAGAGTATTCATCAATTCCCCCGGAAGCAATGCGGGTTCTGTTGCAGAGTATTGTTGGGTTTCTCTACTTCATTTTTTTTCGGAAGAAAAACTGAGAAAGAAGAATGTTGGCATCATCGGTTTCGGAAATACGGGCAAGACGTTTGCCAAAATTTTAGAAGAGAAGAAGATCCCTTATATCTATAATGACCCCTTTATTAAGGATCGTTCTGTTTCTTTAGATGAGATATTAAAATGTTCCATAGTAAGTCTTCATGTTCCTCTTACTTCTGATGGTCCTTATCCTACTGTAAACTTACTCGACAAAGATAAAATTTCAAAATTGAAAGAAGATACACTTCTTCTGAACACAAGTAGAGGAGAAATTTGGTCGGAAGAAACTTTCCAGACGATCTTAGATAGAAAAGATCTATTCAAAGTGATGGATGTGTTTTATCCGGAACCTCCTAAGGGAAAGATCGCAGAACAAATGGCGAGTTTGGAAAATTCGATTTTTACTCCTCATATCGCCGGTTATAGCCAACTAGGAAGATTACTAGGTACTTACAGACTTGCGGAGAAGTTATGTATTTTATATAAAGAGAGTCCTCTTCCTCCACTTTCCCAATTTTTAAAATCGGATCAGCCGATTTCTACGGAAACTTTTTTAAAAGAAGAAGATCGGAATTTGAGAGACTCTTGGAAAAATCAAGACTGGGAGTATTTTGAAAGAAGAAGGAATTCTTACCCGGCTAGAAAGGACCTGGGGTTTGCAGATTTATAG
- a CDS encoding polyprenyl synthetase family protein has translation MKAKGLKDLLVRKFDKKLKDIIDEDLRILAEIKEYTIRSGGKRIRPILHYCLCKILGYKGDKYSDVGAIAELIHAASLLHDDVVDEAQTRRGMPSVPSKFGNKTSILAGDYLLACGIDHLNSLGSPDLMDLFTTVIKDLSVSELIQMEWEKNPKITLDIYNKVVYGKTASLFGAVSEAAGILAEAHKKTRKKLHEFGIRLGSLFQKQDDAIDYFQAGDQTGKIPLKDFRNGLYTYPILKLLEIADKNDKKLAHSLFAKEERNSDDDLVILSLLNRYNIRKSLNEEFVADVEGLLSFLKSYPESNEGNLVKEQFRKLMEV, from the coding sequence GTGAAAGCAAAAGGATTGAAGGATCTCTTAGTCCGTAAGTTCGATAAGAAACTAAAAGATATCATAGACGAAGATCTGCGCATTCTAGCAGAGATCAAAGAATATACGATTCGGTCCGGCGGAAAGAGAATACGTCCTATTCTACATTATTGCCTTTGTAAGATCCTGGGCTATAAGGGAGATAAATACTCCGACGTAGGTGCGATCGCCGAGCTGATCCATGCCGCGAGCCTTCTTCATGACGATGTGGTGGACGAGGCCCAAACTAGAAGAGGAATGCCTAGTGTTCCTTCTAAATTCGGGAACAAAACATCTATTTTGGCCGGAGATTATCTTCTCGCGTGTGGGATTGATCACCTAAACAGTTTGGGTTCTCCCGATCTGATGGATCTATTCACTACAGTGATTAAAGATCTTTCCGTCAGTGAGCTCATTCAGATGGAATGGGAAAAAAATCCCAAAATCACATTAGATATATATAATAAAGTAGTCTATGGAAAAACAGCGTCCTTATTCGGGGCTGTCTCGGAAGCGGCGGGAATATTGGCAGAAGCCCATAAGAAGACCAGAAAAAAACTGCATGAATTCGGGATACGTTTAGGTTCTTTATTCCAGAAACAAGACGATGCGATCGATTATTTCCAAGCGGGAGACCAAACAGGAAAAATCCCCTTAAAGGATTTTCGGAATGGTCTATATACCTATCCGATTTTGAAATTATTGGAAATTGCAGACAAGAACGATAAGAAGTTGGCTCATTCTTTATTCGCTAAAGAAGAAAGAAACTCGGATGATGATCTTGTCATTCTATCCTTATTGAACCGATATAATATTCGTAAAAGTTTGAACGAAGAATTTGTGGCAGATGTAGAAGGTTTATTAAGCTTTTTGAAATCTTATCCTGAGTCTAACGAAGGTAATCTTGTTAAAGAACAATTCCGCAAACTGATGGAAGTCTGA
- a CDS encoding apolipoprotein N-acyltransferase, with protein MIRFSRNPIRPFLCLIGIASGILFGMEPFEFFPAGGLSALCAYILFLELKEWKLRSAIFWLLGLSQIINLIVFFWIPSSISAISGAGTGISWILFLVYGVFSHCKLIIFYLGWQFSLFLYNKYINSPERSTLFGWVIFPIWGVLSDLIMPQLFPWYWGNLAEGNLSFSQIASWTGIFGVGFFLLLGSSSLVLIRDPSLKRHGIVGILIFGIVWTLGSFRLYSAPDYTVPNSTPAIEDGILKLSGVLIQPNTSPGKRELAENPEFVGQTISTSLELGLRSSLETSPPPDLLFLPESAVPFHGTIPNENPGQGVYSSTFHGALMYLTYKSGADILYNELNRFPEGLKNQVTLLSSTNGEVERYDKRRLLAFGEYIPFESTFPFLRKLFKETSFYITGGDPKPLLGYRSLRRERIPSLPTEEETPLIQNPDHFRPILASSGKEENVSYQILPLICYEAMFSYLVRDSVKFASKDTYTFFVNPTNDSWFSSEVEAWQHAGAVRFRAIEFGLTLVRPAVTGISLAVDPYGRSLSHPTRYGEKDTRSFLLPATKLKEGGNTFYSEWGNFPFYLYTILVFTLFFLVGKRAFFKTKG; from the coding sequence ATGATCCGATTTTCCAGAAATCCGATCCGTCCATTTTTATGTCTGATCGGAATTGCGTCCGGAATCCTTTTCGGAATGGAGCCCTTCGAGTTTTTTCCTGCGGGGGGACTCTCCGCGTTATGCGCCTATATTCTATTTTTAGAATTAAAGGAATGGAAACTTAGATCTGCGATTTTCTGGCTTTTAGGACTTTCCCAGATCATTAATCTGATCGTATTTTTCTGGATCCCCTCCTCTATTTCTGCGATCTCAGGAGCAGGAACCGGCATTTCCTGGATATTATTCCTGGTTTATGGGGTATTCTCCCATTGTAAACTCATCATCTTTTATTTGGGATGGCAGTTTAGTTTATTCTTATATAATAAATACATTAACTCTCCGGAAAGATCTACTCTATTCGGCTGGGTAATTTTTCCTATTTGGGGAGTTTTATCCGATCTGATCATGCCTCAACTTTTCCCTTGGTACTGGGGAAATTTAGCGGAAGGAAATCTATCCTTTTCACAGATCGCATCCTGGACCGGTATATTTGGAGTAGGATTTTTTCTACTCTTAGGAAGTTCTTCTTTAGTATTGATCAGGGATCCTTCTTTAAAGAGACACGGGATCGTAGGTATACTCATTTTCGGGATTGTTTGGACCTTAGGTAGTTTTAGACTTTATTCCGCTCCCGATTATACCGTTCCTAATTCTACTCCGGCAATAGAAGATGGGATCTTAAAACTTTCAGGAGTCCTAATACAGCCGAATACGTCTCCCGGCAAAAGAGAACTGGCCGAAAATCCAGAATTTGTAGGGCAAACAATCAGCACAAGCCTGGAATTAGGACTTCGATCTTCTTTAGAAACTTCTCCTCCTCCTGATCTTTTATTTTTGCCCGAGTCTGCTGTCCCATTTCATGGAACCATCCCAAATGAAAATCCTGGACAAGGAGTTTACTCTTCCACATTCCATGGTGCTCTAATGTATCTAACGTATAAATCCGGAGCGGATATTTTATACAATGAATTGAATCGTTTTCCGGAAGGTTTAAAAAATCAGGTAACACTTCTTTCTTCTACCAATGGAGAAGTGGAACGTTATGATAAAAGAAGATTACTTGCTTTCGGAGAATATATTCCTTTCGAGTCTACATTTCCTTTTTTGAGAAAATTATTTAAGGAAACTTCATTTTATATCACAGGAGGAGATCCTAAACCTCTCCTCGGATATCGTTCCTTAAGAAGAGAAAGAATTCCTTCTTTGCCTACGGAAGAAGAAACACCTTTAATCCAAAATCCGGATCATTTCCGTCCAATTTTAGCTAGCTCCGGCAAAGAAGAGAATGTTTCCTATCAGATCCTACCTTTGATCTGTTATGAGGCAATGTTCTCCTATCTTGTTAGAGACTCCGTAAAATTCGCTTCCAAAGATACGTACACTTTTTTCGTAAACCCAACCAATGATTCCTGGTTCTCATCCGAAGTAGAAGCTTGGCAACATGCAGGAGCGGTCCGATTTAGAGCGATAGAATTCGGACTTACTTTAGTGCGCCCTGCGGTCACAGGAATTTCACTCGCAGTGGATCCTTACGGCAGAAGTCTCAGTCATCCGACCAGATATGGAGAAAAAGATACCAGATCCTTCTTACTTCCCGCCACAAAATTGAAAGAAGGAGGAAATACATTCTATTCCGAATGGGGAAATTTTCCTTTTTATCTTTATACAATTCTGGTATTCACGTTATTCTTCCTTGTAGGAAAAAGAGCGTTTTTCAAAACTAAGGGTTAA
- a CDS encoding flagellar assembly protein FlaA yields MRQIFSLLILIGIFILSGSVLSKDLSGIYKEYVVQDFETEVFGEENVKAKLGPDFSPEVRISTVFRTPERESEKSLYVELSAEKNQSFQILFKKPWSSKEFVKEFKFHVYANDGGGSLFVLVRDSSLDQKKILLTHFNFSGWKVLSLDITRKVRQDDLVTHQNSELVFLGFLYEAPFERKRGTREVFVIDDILAKTRPKYLLFPGEKALVK; encoded by the coding sequence ATGAGGCAGATTTTTTCCTTACTTATACTTATTGGGATTTTTATCTTATCTGGCTCCGTCTTATCCAAAGATCTTTCCGGAATTTATAAAGAATACGTAGTCCAAGATTTTGAAACCGAAGTTTTCGGAGAAGAAAACGTAAAAGCAAAATTAGGTCCCGATTTTAGTCCTGAAGTCAGGATCTCTACCGTCTTTAGAACTCCAGAAAGAGAATCCGAAAAATCTTTGTACGTAGAACTAAGCGCGGAAAAAAACCAATCCTTTCAGATCTTATTCAAAAAACCTTGGTCTTCCAAAGAATTCGTAAAAGAGTTCAAGTTCCATGTGTATGCAAACGATGGAGGCGGTTCTCTTTTTGTTTTAGTTAGAGATTCCAGCTTAGATCAAAAAAAAATATTACTCACACATTTTAATTTTTCAGGTTGGAAAGTATTATCTTTAGATATCACTCGCAAAGTAAGACAGGATGATTTGGTAACTCATCAAAACTCCGAACTTGTATTCTTGGGATTTTTATACGAAGCTCCTTTCGAAAGAAAAAGAGGTACTAGAGAAGTTTTCGTAATAGATGATATTCTCGCTAAGACAAGACCCAAATATCTTTTGTTTCCCGGTGAAAAAGCATTAGTAAAATAA
- a CDS encoding LIC10920 family plasminogen-binding lipoprotein: protein MAFSKPFISKLFPAFVGLIATVAVLVSCNTGDTNKVDLTVTGTDGSTFPIQGEIDKDKTSNCGSATPYSSSGTGTTTGTTTSTGSTTNLFTINSRMYFTTGAFVTLKFVYDATQNQGTVDAQQGFSFSGLPLLGISPVVANYGKIFWGGSGVPVDTGTSSTQALSYLTVTVDLVGNKVTTGSAGLALTQCYTTDFINCTSATSSSMCYTQDGLKCYNTNTASGPTVSIKGDINCTSNAIPSGSSTTGQ from the coding sequence ATGGCCTTCTCCAAACCATTTATTTCCAAATTATTCCCTGCATTTGTCGGCCTAATCGCCACGGTCGCGGTGCTCGTGTCTTGTAATACTGGTGATACTAATAAAGTAGATCTTACTGTCACTGGAACCGACGGTTCCACCTTTCCTATCCAGGGAGAAATCGATAAGGACAAGACTTCCAACTGCGGATCTGCAACTCCTTATTCCAGTTCCGGAACCGGAACAACCACTGGAACTACTACAAGCACTGGTTCCACTACGAATTTATTTACGATCAATTCCAGGATGTATTTTACTACAGGCGCGTTCGTAACCTTGAAATTCGTTTATGATGCTACTCAAAACCAAGGAACGGTAGATGCCCAACAAGGATTCTCCTTCTCAGGCCTACCTTTATTAGGAATTTCTCCGGTAGTTGCAAACTACGGAAAAATTTTCTGGGGAGGAAGTGGAGTGCCTGTGGACACGGGAACTTCTAGTACCCAGGCCCTCTCCTACTTAACGGTTACTGTGGACTTAGTAGGAAACAAAGTAACAACCGGATCCGCAGGTCTTGCCTTGACCCAATGTTATACTACTGACTTTATCAACTGTACTTCCGCTACTTCGTCCAGTATGTGTTATACCCAAGACGGTTTAAAATGTTATAATACGAATACCGCAAGCGGTCCTACAGTTTCAATTAAAGGTGATATTAACTGTACAAGTAACGCAATTCCTTCCGGTTCTTCAACAACCGGCCAATAA
- a CDS encoding ribonuclease H-like domain-containing protein — protein sequence MLEHTFCHLPGIDVIEEGKLWDQGILHWDELREVLKEKVKSPSDMHSRLLLDSLDFSRKEMNRKNWDYFFFALPNQQKWRLFPIIRENLLYLDIETSGLGSGDFVTVVGTYDGKDFKTYLRGRNMDDFPEELSSSHVFVTYNGAAFDVPFLEREFGKKFKNRHLDLMYILRSLGIKGGLKGCEKALGIKRDLPYEVNGADAVRLWWQYVQYDDQDALDLLLKYNKEDVVNLELLFIKAYNLKIRATRFFGEVIPEV from the coding sequence TTGTTAGAACATACATTCTGCCATCTCCCCGGCATCGATGTGATCGAAGAGGGGAAACTCTGGGACCAAGGAATTCTTCATTGGGACGAACTCAGAGAAGTATTAAAAGAAAAAGTAAAGTCCCCTTCCGATATGCATTCCAGATTACTTTTGGATTCTTTGGATTTTTCCAGAAAGGAAATGAACAGAAAGAACTGGGATTATTTTTTCTTCGCTCTACCCAACCAACAAAAATGGAGATTATTCCCGATCATCAGAGAAAATCTTCTCTACTTGGATATTGAAACTTCCGGTTTAGGGAGTGGTGACTTTGTGACTGTCGTTGGAACTTACGATGGTAAAGATTTCAAAACATATCTGAGAGGAAGAAATATGGATGATTTTCCGGAGGAACTTTCTTCTTCTCATGTTTTTGTGACTTATAACGGCGCTGCATTCGATGTTCCTTTTTTAGAAAGGGAGTTCGGTAAAAAATTCAAGAACCGTCATTTGGATCTAATGTACATTCTTAGAAGCCTCGGGATCAAAGGGGGTTTAAAAGGATGCGAGAAGGCCCTAGGTATCAAAAGAGATCTTCCTTATGAAGTGAACGGCGCAGACGCTGTTCGATTGTGGTGGCAATATGTTCAATACGATGACCAAGATGCATTGGATCTTCTTTTAAAATATAATAAAGAAGACGTGGTCAACCTAGAACTTTTATTTATAAAAGCATATAACTTGAAAATCAGAGCGACACGATTTTTTGGAGAGGTTATCCCGGAGGTTTAA
- a CDS encoding TetR/AcrR family transcriptional regulator, giving the protein MKLSKAKPGWKKMPEEVRKESILQAAMQCFFSKGFERTSVQDIADAAGLTKGGIYFHFESKEEIRDTLIQNFLSWERFGFEEPEVKALPPHLRLVEYLERLANRLAVEGNCSPRLFAEATACGAMEKEILSFYDSLEKLFAKTIKESQANGKIKADLSPELSARTLLALFDGLQIQSDISNKRALQTVGREVLKVFLKSMLFLPQDNCEI; this is encoded by the coding sequence ATGAAACTGAGCAAAGCAAAACCTGGCTGGAAAAAAATGCCGGAGGAGGTCCGAAAGGAATCCATCCTTCAGGCAGCCATGCAATGTTTCTTTAGCAAAGGTTTCGAAAGGACTTCTGTCCAAGACATCGCGGATGCAGCTGGACTCACAAAAGGTGGGATCTATTTCCATTTTGAAAGTAAAGAAGAGATCAGAGATACACTCATTCAAAACTTTTTATCCTGGGAACGATTCGGGTTCGAAGAACCTGAAGTAAAAGCACTCCCTCCCCATCTACGCTTGGTAGAATATTTAGAAAGACTTGCAAATCGCCTGGCAGTCGAAGGAAATTGCAGCCCTCGTTTGTTTGCAGAAGCGACCGCCTGCGGTGCAATGGAAAAAGAAATATTAAGTTTTTATGATTCTTTAGAAAAACTTTTCGCTAAGACGATCAAGGAATCCCAGGCAAACGGTAAGATCAAAGCGGATCTTTCTCCCGAACTTTCCGCGAGAACCCTACTCGCACTTTTTGACGGTTTGCAAATACAGTCGGATATTTCTAATAAAAGGGCTTTGCAGACTGTAGGAAGAGAAGTCCTGAAAGTGTTTTTAAAATCTATGTTATTCCTTCCTCAGGATAACTGCGAAATTTGA
- a CDS encoding transglutaminase-like domain-containing protein, translating into MQSSDSFFGTVPFPPDKIEDKFYQLEFSSLQDKSRIIKEIASMIPWQVRVQEIADELKDPTLRVFARSVSAAIHSERISYRYSILAEKGHPNHYDDLEEGVFLLSSVIDSDLSYLEFRTYLDKIAIRVEELVDLNEDLASDEVKVHFLTRVLSQEEGFGGNHDQYEDPNNSYLHKVFSSKKGIPISLSVIYLLVAHRLQLPLYGVNMPLHFLLHFESSEFQTYIDSYHGGVMLDRSTCIRFLKANGFQAHERYFTHASSLTILKRMFRNLIHIYRKKEDRDMEKILSRHLLALDNKWKP; encoded by the coding sequence ATGCAATCCTCCGATTCTTTTTTCGGCACAGTTCCTTTTCCTCCGGACAAGATCGAGGACAAGTTTTATCAGTTAGAGTTTTCTTCTCTTCAAGATAAATCTAGGATCATAAAAGAGATCGCTAGCATGATCCCTTGGCAAGTTAGAGTCCAAGAAATTGCAGATGAACTAAAAGATCCGACTCTTAGAGTTTTTGCACGTTCCGTAAGTGCTGCAATTCATTCTGAAAGGATCAGTTATCGTTATTCTATCTTAGCGGAGAAGGGTCATCCGAATCATTACGACGATCTGGAAGAGGGTGTGTTCCTTCTTTCTTCCGTGATTGATTCGGATCTTTCTTATTTGGAGTTCAGAACATATCTGGATAAGATTGCGATTCGTGTCGAAGAGTTAGTGGATCTAAATGAAGATCTTGCTTCCGACGAAGTTAAGGTGCATTTTTTAACCAGAGTCCTCTCTCAGGAAGAAGGTTTCGGCGGAAATCACGATCAATACGAGGATCCGAACAATTCTTACCTTCATAAGGTATTCTCTTCTAAAAAGGGGATCCCGATCTCTCTTTCCGTTATTTATTTGTTAGTGGCTCATAGATTACAACTCCCCTTATACGGGGTAAATATGCCTCTTCATTTCCTTCTTCATTTCGAATCTTCCGAATTCCAAACCTATATAGATTCCTATCATGGTGGCGTAATGTTGGATCGTTCTACATGCATTCGTTTTCTAAAAGCGAACGGATTTCAGGCGCATGAAAGATATTTCACTCATGCGAGCAGTCTGACAATTCTCAAAAGAATGTTCCGCAACCTGATCCATATCTACCGCAAAAAAGAGGATAGGGATATGGAAAAGATCCTTTCCCGTCATCTTCTCGCCTTAGACAATAAATGGAAACCTTGA
- a CDS encoding lipase chaperone, producing MLIVFLLWEPGSTGKEFGFDGGDSPGFTVTQNENGEWIINPEIMATSRELYKDGQWLSYDEILKYAANGELDLVSSLWELRRKCPADYTPEQCNEIVKAFILEQYPGADGERLVGLFRKYLSYEMVLREFEQPKGKSQEEIYEIIKKKRRELFSDQDAKLIFGLEEAEKEFQFGYDQFLSEVKNLPGDKKLARYEEYRKGVYGNYYNTINKREPKFNKYETELYFKETDLNKLSAAEKDPQVRAIREKYFGKDGADRIEKVLKEIDAEKKKEEQTSQEEQNWLKAHPTARPEERDKALNEIRVKILGQEEAEAYGRRKALEEDQRRLQGK from the coding sequence GTGTTGATTGTATTCCTTCTTTGGGAACCCGGTTCAACCGGCAAAGAGTTCGGTTTTGATGGAGGAGATTCTCCAGGCTTTACTGTGACCCAAAATGAGAATGGAGAATGGATCATCAATCCGGAGATCATGGCTACTTCTCGCGAACTATATAAAGATGGCCAATGGTTGAGTTACGATGAGATCCTGAAATACGCCGCGAATGGAGAATTGGATCTGGTATCTTCTCTCTGGGAATTAAGAAGGAAATGTCCTGCAGATTATACCCCGGAACAGTGTAATGAAATAGTAAAAGCTTTCATCTTAGAACAATATCCTGGAGCAGATGGGGAAAGACTCGTCGGCCTTTTTAGAAAGTATCTTTCTTATGAGATGGTATTAAGAGAATTCGAACAACCTAAAGGTAAAAGCCAGGAAGAAATTTACGAAATCATAAAGAAAAAGAGAAGAGAACTATTTTCAGACCAAGATGCTAAATTGATCTTCGGATTAGAAGAAGCGGAGAAAGAGTTCCAATTCGGATACGACCAATTCCTAAGCGAAGTCAAAAACCTCCCTGGAGATAAAAAGCTCGCGAGATATGAAGAATATCGTAAGGGAGTTTACGGAAACTATTATAATACGATTAATAAAAGAGAGCCTAAGTTCAATAAATATGAAACTGAACTTTATTTTAAAGAAACGGATTTAAACAAATTATCCGCCGCAGAAAAAGATCCTCAGGTGCGTGCGATCCGCGAAAAATATTTCGGTAAAGACGGAGCGGATAGGATAGAAAAAGTCCTGAAAGAAATCGACGCAGAAAAAAAGAAGGAAGAGCAAACCTCCCAAGAAGAACAGAATTGGCTCAAAGCTCATCCAACTGCAAGACCTGAAGAGAGAGACAAGGCCCTGAACGAGATCAGAGTTAAAATTTTAGGACAAGAAGAAGCAGAAGCTTACGGTAGAAGAAAAGCTTTAGAAGAAGACCAAAGACGTCTGCAAGGCAAATGA
- a CDS encoding MBL fold metallo-hydrolase, translated as MKIYHYDSIPDVKEIGDGIFKTEIPQPFYAPNNIYILPDGEPALIDSGYLANLGMLQRALRKIGLSLNKIKHIFYTHNHLDHLSAVLTIRYYTDAKLYAMKGMASGIGNYLEHVEMFNRASKRLVYKGHRVPEDRKRELSRIEEGNLNLRNTLSRGTRIDPILKFDIELVEGDVIHAGGRDIGFLHTPGHNLWHLTPYILEENIFFTGDLVLQNISSIYAEIDGNLEDYYRSLERISKMSIRRLLPAHGPEPESPQKAIKLLHKTLQILERGVIRRLKEKEYDLSALTLEAMGEKVANSGYYNTAMAILHSMVRKFIDKGWVEIIETEPPYETYRWIAET; from the coding sequence TTGAAAATATATCACTACGACTCAATTCCAGACGTAAAAGAAATCGGGGACGGAATTTTTAAAACGGAGATCCCTCAGCCGTTTTATGCACCCAATAATATTTATATTCTCCCAGATGGAGAGCCTGCGCTTATAGATTCGGGCTATCTTGCCAATTTAGGAATGCTCCAAAGAGCGCTGCGGAAAATCGGACTTAGCTTAAATAAGATCAAACATATTTTTTATACTCATAACCATTTGGATCATCTTAGTGCGGTTCTTACGATCCGTTATTATACCGATGCAAAATTATACGCAATGAAAGGAATGGCGTCGGGAATCGGAAACTATTTGGAACATGTGGAAATGTTCAATAGAGCTTCTAAACGATTGGTGTATAAGGGCCATAGAGTTCCGGAAGATCGTAAAAGAGAATTATCAAGGATAGAAGAAGGGAATCTAAACTTAAGAAATACATTAAGTAGAGGAACTCGTATCGATCCTATCTTAAAATTCGATATAGAATTGGTAGAAGGAGACGTGATCCACGCCGGTGGAAGAGATATCGGATTTTTACATACACCGGGCCATAATCTTTGGCATCTCACTCCTTATATCTTGGAAGAGAATATATTTTTCACGGGAGATCTTGTCCTACAAAACATTTCTTCTATTTATGCGGAGATCGACGGGAACTTAGAGGATTACTATCGTTCTTTAGAAAGGATTTCCAAGATGAGCATCCGCAGACTATTGCCTGCTCATGGACCGGAGCCTGAATCTCCTCAAAAGGCAATTAAACTTCTTCATAAAACATTACAGATCTTGGAAAGAGGCGTGATCCGCAGACTCAAGGAAAAAGAGTATGATCTTTCCGCTTTAACCTTAGAAGCAATGGGGGAGAAGGTCGCTAATTCAGGATATTATAATACTGCAATGGCGATCTTACATTCTATGGTTCGTAAGTTTATAGACAAAGGTTGGGTGGAAATTATAGAAACAGAACCACCTTACGAGACTTATCGCTGGATTGCGGAGACTTAA
- a CDS encoding LBF_2804 family protein, producing the protein MDVRVESYSDYKPGVLEKWGIKILRNYVNGDKEEEKLLGPSPDFFPKSTRIIRWASFLGLQIGFWTTYFIILVEKLFPESPETFSPEFIEKWSYAGAALAIGTILEFYLLYKLGLWAAYKLTKLSGIELEEDPDLVTGNANLLSRMALEIPDPDLKLLGIDPLRLTDKRSLLIRTFFYKTKVLLSNLIAKIVLRKILARNSLRVYADYIAAPITAIWDGVVMYLILKELRIRLLSRIIAKEVTDEILKNKDKLSKEGKIAFLAAVGNSVVFTQIFHPNLEYMLIKMHKGFGSNSQNGSLDDLDTFGSLVSQLSKEEKKACLRLLCVACSFDGKLSAFETKHIKRILGEEAKENLDSIRILSEYIRKGNLEACRERSRLFS; encoded by the coding sequence ATGGATGTAAGGGTAGAATCTTATTCAGATTATAAACCGGGTGTTTTGGAAAAATGGGGCATTAAAATTCTCCGGAATTATGTCAATGGAGACAAGGAAGAAGAGAAACTCCTGGGGCCAAGCCCGGACTTTTTCCCTAAAAGTACTAGGATCATACGCTGGGCTTCCTTCTTAGGATTGCAGATCGGATTTTGGACCACTTATTTTATAATCTTAGTCGAGAAACTTTTTCCTGAATCACCTGAAACATTCTCACCTGAGTTTATAGAAAAATGGAGTTATGCAGGAGCAGCATTAGCAATCGGGACCATCTTAGAATTTTATCTACTTTATAAATTAGGATTATGGGCCGCGTATAAACTCACAAAACTTTCAGGAATAGAATTAGAAGAAGATCCCGATCTTGTTACCGGAAATGCAAATCTACTTTCCAGAATGGCTTTGGAAATTCCTGATCCGGATCTAAAATTATTAGGGATAGATCCGTTACGACTCACGGACAAAAGAAGTTTACTCATACGAACATTCTTTTACAAGACCAAGGTTTTACTTTCTAACCTGATCGCTAAAATTGTACTCAGAAAAATTTTAGCAAGAAACTCATTAAGAGTATATGCAGACTATATTGCCGCTCCCATCACTGCGATCTGGGATGGGGTAGTGATGTATTTGATCTTAAAAGAACTTAGGATCAGATTACTTTCCAGGATCATCGCAAAAGAAGTCACGGACGAAATATTAAAAAATAAGGATAAACTCAGCAAAGAGGGGAAGATTGCATTCTTAGCTGCAGTTGGAAACTCAGTAGTATTCACCCAAATATTCCATCCCAATTTGGAATACATGCTAATCAAAATGCATAAAGGATTCGGTTCAAATTCTCAAAATGGATCTTTGGATGATCTGGATACATTCGGAAGTTTGGTCTCCCAATTATCTAAGGAAGAAAAAAAGGCCTGCTTGAGATTATTATGTGTCGCATGTTCCTTCGATGGAAAACTATCAGCGTTCGAAACAAAACATATTAAACGAATTTTGGGAGAAGAAGCGAAAGAGAATTTAGACTCAATTCGAATTCTCTCGGAGTATATCCGAAAAGGAAATTTAGAAGCTTGCAGAGAAAGGAGTCGCTTATTTTCCTAG